A stretch of Tenrec ecaudatus isolate mTenEca1 chromosome 2, mTenEca1.hap1, whole genome shotgun sequence DNA encodes these proteins:
- the LOC142440287 gene encoding olfactory receptor 2M5-like, giving the protein MKKGNDTSTIDFIFLGLFPDMGNTSFLMYIIFLSYIISLLGNTILFLLIWVDSRLHTPMYLLLSQLSLMDIVLITTTVPKMVNDFWVDRKTISQIACGVQMLLYINIIGSECILLTLMSYDRYIAVCKPLRYSVIMTPRVCLHMVVSAWTAGFLNALVHTAYVMHLPVCDSREIHHFFCELLAVLQLSCEETSVYEMILFIMGIVFFLIPFGLILASYSLIFLSVFHMKSKKGKKKALATWSSHLTVESFFFGSGIIVLMVSPAMYSAEQSQAVSLFYNILTPMLNPIIYSLRNKEVVRAVRKVLGIGSHIKDRH; this is encoded by the coding sequence ATGAAAAAAGGAAATGACACATCAACCATAgacttcattttccttggattatTTCCTGATATGGGAAATACCAGCTTTCTTATGTACATCATTTTTCTTAGCTACATTATTTCTCTCCTTGGAAACACCATCCTGTTCTTACTAATTTGGGTGGATTCTCGACTCCACACTCCCATGTACTTACTTCTCAGCCAACTTTCTCTCATGGATATAGTTCTCATCACCACCACTGTTCCTAAGATGGTCAATGACTTCTGGGTGGATAGGAAAACTATCTCACAGATAGCCTGTGGGGTGCAGATGCTGTTGTACATAAACATAATAGGTTCTGAATGTATCCTCTTGACTCTGATGTCTTATGATCGCTATATTGCTGTCTGCAAACCACTGAGGTACTCAGTCATTATGACCCCCAGAGTCTGCCTGCACATGGTTGTTTCTGCCTGGACAGCGGGATTTCTAAATGCGTTAGTCCACACAGCATATGTTATGCATTTACCAGTCTGTGACTCCAGAGAGATTCACCACTTCTTCTGTGAACTCCTAGCTGTCCTGCAGCTCTCCTGCGAGGAGACTTCTGTGTATGAAATGATATTATTCATCATGGGAATAGTGTTCTTCCTCATTCCCTTTGGACTCATTCTGGCCTCCTACAGCCTCATATTCTTGAGTGTCTTCCATATGAAATCTAAGAAGGGCAAGAAAAAGGCCCTGGCTACCTGGTCCTCCCACCTCACAGTGGAAAGTTTCTTTTTCGGTTCAGGCATTATTGTTCTCATGGTATCTCCAGCCATGTACTCAGCAGAGCAAAGCCAGGCTGTCTCCTTGTTCTACAACATTCTCACCCCTATGTTAAACCCCATCATCTACAGTCTAAGGAACAAGGAAGTGGTGAGAGCTGTAAGGAAAGTACTGGGAATAGGTTCCCACATAAAGGACAGACATTAG
- the LOC142440286 gene encoding olfactory receptor 2M5-like: MKKGNDTSTIDFIFLGLFPDMGNTSFLMYIIFLSYIISLLGNTILFLLIWVDSRLHTPMYLLLSQLSLMDIVLITTTVPKMVNDFWVDRKTISQIACGVQMLLYINVIGSECILLTLMSYDRYIAVCKPLRYSVIMTPRVCLHMVVSAWTVGFLNALVHTAYVMHLPVCDSREIHHFFCELLAVLQLSCEETSVYEMILFIMGIVFFLIPFGLILASYSLIFLSVFHMKSKKGKKKALATCSSHLTVVSFFFGSGIIVLMVSPAMYSAEQSQAVSLFYNILTPMLNPIIYSLRNKEVVRAVRKVLGIGSHIKDRH, translated from the coding sequence ATGAAAAAAGGAAATGACACATCAACCATAgacttcattttccttggattatTTCCTGATATGGGAAATACCAGCTTTCTTATGTACATCATTTTTCTTAGCTACATTATTTCTCTCCTTGGAAACACCATCCTGTTCTTACTAATTTGGGTGGATTCTCGACTCCACACTCCCATGTACTTACTTCTCAGCCAACTTTCTCTCATGGATATAGTTCTCATCACCACCACTGTTCCTAAGATGGTCAATGACTTCTGGGTGGATAGGAAAACTATCTCACAGATAGCCTGTGGGGTGCAGATGCTGTTGTACATAAACGTAATAGGTTCTGAATGTATCCTCTTGACTCTGATGTCTTATGATCGCTATATTGCTGTCTGCAAACCACTGAGGTACTCAGTCATTATGACCCCCAGAGTCTGCCTGCACATGGTTGTTTCTGCCTGGACAGTGGGATTTCTAAATGCGTTAGTCCACACAGCATATGTTATGCATTTACCAGTCTGTGACTCCAGAGAGATTCACCACTTCTTCTGTGAACTCCTAGCTGTCCTGCAGCTCTCCTGCGAGGAGACTTCTGTGTATGAAATGATATTATTCATCATGGGAATAGTGTTCTTCCTCATTCCCTTTGGTCTCATTCTGGCCTCCTACAGCCTCATATTCTTGAGTGTCTTCCATATGAAATCTAAGAAGGGCAAGAAAAAGGCCCTGGCTACCTGCTCCTCCCACCTCACAGTGGTAAGTTTCTTTTTCGGTTCCGGTATTATTGTTCTCATGGTATCTCCAGCCATGTACTCAGCAGAGCAAAGCCAGGCTGTCTCCTTGTTCTACAACATTCTCACCCCTATGTTAAACCCCATCATCTACAGTCTAAGGAACAAGGAAGTGGTGAGAGCTGTAAGGAAAGTACTGGGAATAGGTTCCCACATAAAGGACAGACATTAG
- the LOC142440285 gene encoding olfactory receptor 2M5-like, producing MKKGNDTSTIDFIFLGLFPDMGNTSFLMYIIFLSYIISLLGNTILFLLIWVDSRLHTPMYLLLSQLSLMDIVLITTTVPKMVNDFWVDRKTISQIACGVQMLLYINIIGSECILLTLMSYDRYIAVCKPLRYSVIMTPRVCLHMAVSAWTVGFLNALVHTAYVMHLPVCDSREIHHFFCELLAVLQLSCEETSVYEMILFIMGIVFFLIPFGLILASYSLIFLSVFHMKSKKGKKKALATCSSHLTVVSFFFGSGIIVLMVSPAMYSAEQSQAVSLFYSILTPMLNPIIYSLRNKEVVRAVRKVLGIGSHIKDRH from the coding sequence ATGAAAAAAGGAAATGACACATCAACCATAgacttcattttccttggattatTTCCTGATATGGGAAATACCAGCTTTCTTATGTACATCATTTTTCTTAGCTACATTATTTCTCTCCTTGGAAACACCATCCTGTTCTTACTAATTTGGGTGGATTCTCGACTCCACACTCCCATGTACTTACTTCTCAGCCAACTTTCTCTCATGGATATAGTTCTCATCACCACCACTGTTCCTAAGATGGTCAATGACTTCTGGGTGGATAGGAAAACTATCTCACAGATAGCCTGTGGGGTGCAGATGCTGTTGTACATAAACATAATAGGTTCTGAATGTATCCTCTTGACTCTGATGTCTTATGATCGCTATATTGCTGTCTGCAAACCACTGAGGTACTCAGTCATTATGACCCCCAGAGTCTGCCTGCACATGGCTGTTTCTGCCTGGACAGTGGGATTTCTAAATGCGTTAGTCCACACAGCATATGTTATGCATTTACCAGTCTGTGACTCCAGAGAGATTCACCACTTCTTCTGTGAACTCCTAGCTGTCCTGCAGCTCTCCTGCGAGGAGACTTCTGTGTATGAAATGATATTATTCATCATGGGAATAGTGTTCTTCCTCATTCCCTTTGGACTCATTCTGGCCTCCTACAGCCTCATATTCTTGAGTGTCTTCCATATGAAATCTAAGAAGGGCAAGAAAAAGGCCCTGGCTACCTGCTCCTCCCACCTCACAGTGGTAAGTTTCTTTTTCGGTTCAGGCATTATTGTTCTCATGGTATCTCCAGCCATGTACTCAGCAGAGCAAAGCCAGGCTGTCTCCTTGTTCTACAGCATTCTCACCCCTATGTTAAACCCCATCATCTACAGTCTAAGGAACAAGGAAGTGGTGAGAGCTGTAAGGAAAGTACTGGGAATAGGTTCCCACATAAAGGACAGACATTAG